The genomic stretch caacggttcctccccaaggaccgtatcgtcaacccactgagaaagaatgtctacagaggccattttttataaagaagaaagtggcagaaaacctacaaaaaggaaaaagaaaaagaaaatcaaaaattaCGGCCACTAAGAAGAGAGATTCGAAACTAGAATCTACAGGTCAACCTATCTACTCGCGAAACATGCAAACATAAAGCATGGcatgaataaaacaaaactaacctttatccgaaaaTGGAGGTTGGAGAAGAACGGAAGTCTTCGAACACAAGGATACAGTACGAACAAGATAAGGAgaaagtttgaaagattgcagaaacggaaaatggaaagagagggaaagcatttataaaaaaggctaaggggcataatggtaaaaacgaggcagtcattaatgagactgcaccgttaccaaagccctcaaaTCCCTAAATAAtccctcaacggacacgacgcttgagttgacgtaactgtcagaaaccaAAAGctgcgaaaatcacgtcggtttccaAGATCCGTGTTCTTTCAAACAAGTcgactacgaacccgagttaaatacttgaacccaaactttaaaagatttgggctcaagtaggggcactgttcataccctggcccaatgttaagggcccaggaccaatcgaaaggcctgatccacTAGGTTAAGCCTATCGAAGCACCCACCTCCATCCAAGAGGTCGGTGTTAACCCCGACTTGGTATGAAGAAGTCGGTTgcgagattagctggcagataaatactcattcaaatgagtaaccgctcCTGAAATCTCTccaaccacttcataaagccatatcttaacctccctaagataatgggacggttattatcctaaagatacggcactactccaacggtggttattggctcaccactataagtacactgacacgcctcaggtattcctaagtccaatactctctaagacctgctcacacccttgctaacttaggcatcggagtgtctttgcaggtaccaccccccattcacacgcgagcacaagtcggacggagcctcccgagttgcggacccacacggagtcctcctccatcatacacttgggccgccgaacgccatccattggactaatctccggttacccatcgtaacaCAAACATTGTTTATTATTCCTTGCACGATGTCATTTGTAACACATACATATACGTACATAGTAATTTTTTAAAGAGAATAAGTAGTATTTTATACACGCAGCCGGTGTTAATTTTCAGTAGTGTAATACAATTTCAAGTAATGAATATGATCGATGAAGTTACCATACTAGAGATGTTAATGATCTATCGACAAAATTAAGCTCGTGTGTCGATGATTGAATTGTATGTTAAATTCGAATAATTGGCTATTAGTCACGAGATCGGAAGtttgatattgagcaacttTGTTGGCACAGGAAGAAGAAAGATCGGAAAAGTGGGGTATAGGTTGCTAGCAAGTTGGGTAATGAAGTTTTCTGATATCGACTATTTTGACTCCAGGACGATGAGCATGTGCGACTCATGTTCGACATCCATGGAAGAATCATGGCATAACAAGTGATTGAGCTTTCCTCCGAAGTTGGTGATGTTAGCGGTGATGGTTCTATACACTCGATATTTATGCAGGATGACCCACCGCTCGCACCACCACCAATTCATGTTGCCAGTCCAGTGGATGACATAATGGCCTTACCCCACAGCAGATGGAACGTGTGGGTCTCCGGACGCCATTGCTCCACGAATGTCGTAATCAGAGAATTGTCGAATACGAAATTCTTGAGAGACACCGTGTTGCCGAATCCAGCCTTCCTCAGATACGGGACGATAGCGTCGGGTGGAGAAAGCGTGTGACTCACTCGCGAGGGCAGAAGTAGGTGAGACCTTtgacaaagaaaaatatttcacaattattaaaaattaaaaatttgtataGATCCATCAACATATCAAGTTGTCTTGACTATTCTATACATTTGCTTAACAGAATTTTAAATCTATGTACTAACTGAATTTATGCCGACACGACATTTTCTGTTAATATATACTTTCTTAACTAATACACATTTTCTCATTGCGTTATGTGAAATTAAAACATTCAATAAAGTAATTAATAATCTAACTATCAAACTTTAACTTAACTTAATAATCTAATTATCAAACTTGGATGGttactaaataaatttataaattaagaaaCCTGTGACTAATAAACTAGGCTCAACGATTGAAAAACATCTACCATAGCAtttaaactctaaattaataattatgttaCTAACAAGTCAATTACCAAAAAATGATAACCACATTTCTAGAATTACTAACTTCTATGACTGACATATTCCTAATGATACAAAATCTATTTTAGTTCTTGGTCAGTACTCAAACCATGACTGTACATATATGAGATtacataaaattcaagataataGAACTAACCGCAAAGTTGGTTGCCCCGGCGTAGTGCCATGTCGCATTCAACCTGTTGTTGTCTCAATCACGTGCATCTACACGGGCCATCTTCGTATTATTCGATAATATGGCAGAAAGGGATAAAAGAGAGGAAAAAGTGGTCGAAAGGTTCCAACTGAGGCccaaaatctcgttgtaaacgacatatatatatagtcgTCCCCAACCTTATCTCGTTTACGGTGCAAACGAGATAAGCTTGCACGTATCTTTTCTCTTTAAACGAGATACACACGTGTCACGCACATAtgccttatctcgtttacattaGTTGGGGGACGGATTTtcgtaataatttttataattatttatttcagtaattaatacttttatttaatttatttaaataaatccATATACTTCTTTATTTAAGAGGAAAAAATAACAACACTAACTGGAAAATCAATCACTCCCGTGATATACCACATCACTTTCAGGCAGTTAATATCGTCATCTCATGCATTTGTATGCGCTATAATATCCACGTACCTCAATAATATCAAAAAAAATGTCCAAGAGTAAGAAAAGAGGTGTAAAAAGGCTTGAAAGTGACACTTTGAGGCGTCCGCCAATGAattttatctcgtttacactgtaaaagAGATATTCTCAGTCTCAAATCATTTACAgtataaacaaaatatataagaaaACATAAATTCGTATTCTGCAAATtacttattttgataaataaaataataaaattatttatttaaaaaaatctttaaatttttacagtttaaaatattagttaaaattttatacaaataaaatatataagtatgagatttaaaaatgaaatattattaaaaatattttttttattattagacttaattacaaacttttaaatataaaatctaaaaaataaatttaccaaaactaattaaactttttttctGTCAAAAAAGTATAAACAAACAACTAAAAAGATGAAATAactagttattattattattattattattattattattattattattattattattattattattttttttaattatcattttcatttaaaaaacaCAACTCACCCAACTCAAAATTTGGTCCATGGATTCGGATTCTCCATATAATGTTTTTTCACCATAGACACATTTTCTAAGATTGAGAatgaatctttttaatttttttttaacaattaaaaaagtaaattgtaatcttttaacattaattttgtAAGTAAAACCAaaagataacaaaaaaaaatattaaaaaagttataaattatatttattctctcaattattaaaaaaaaattgagagcatCCATTTCCCTCCTCTTCTTCTGCTACTCTTCCAATGGCAGGGCTTAATTTGAAGATTAAGCGCATACAATAACCTAACATGACACCAAATATATAACATATCCTGAATATCATCCCCAATTGTGAGCTCCAAACCACGACCTAATTCCATTCCATAGTGAATCCGGGTTGACAGTAGCAGGAGTAGTATAATAACCCAACTGTTCCATTCTTTTAATAAAACTAATGAAACTTGGATATTCTAATGGGTTTACTGGGTGCACTCCAAACCCTTTCAACTCCACTGCCACATACTCTGATGTCATGGATAGTGACACAACTGACACCTTGATGTTAAACATTCTTCGATTTTGACCTCTGTTATTTAGGAAGCTACTACAACGTTGGTCGTATATTAGAATCACATGATCCCATGAAATCTCCTTCCTTGGTCTGTCCACGTACAACCTGACTTCGTTGACATCGTCTTCCTCTTGATCGTCACCACTGATTGTAAACATCAGCCTAAAACCCTCTGATGGTACTGCAGGAACAATGAAGCATAAAATGAAGCCTAATTTGGGTGCATATGGAGCTGAAGAGAGATTAACAGTAAGGTGATCCATATTTGTTCGATACTCAAGCCACTCTGGAACTTTGCTCCCGGGATAAACATAAGAGGCTTCAGGGTCTTCATTAGAATTGTCTACATTGTCATGTTCTATTGCAGACAAATATTGGTTTGAAAATCTCACCATGTTGATATAAGCATTCAATACGACAGCATTGAGAAATTGATTTTCCAACTTCAAGCAGTTCCAGAACACagcctttttcttgttttccttCAGCTGTTCACTCGCATTTGGGAAAAGCACAGCCTTCAATGATGTGCAGTTATCTGCATCTAACGTTTCTATGGAGAGGGGAAGCTCCGGCAGAGTTTGAAGATTCTTGCAATCACTTATGTCAAGATATTTCAGACTTGTGAGAAGCTTCATGCTTTCAGGCATCTTCTTTACTTCAGAGTTTGCTAGATGAAGCTTTTCGAGTTTGCTTTGACATCCGAAGGACGAGGGCAATTCTCGGATGGATGTGTGTCGCAAATCCAGTTCTGTCATGTTTTCTGATATCACTGAAAATTTGTTCAATCTTTTGCAGTGATAGAGGCTCAGATAACGAAGGGATTTCAAGTGAGCATTAGTTTCAAGTCTGGCAAGTTGAGAGCACCAGCTTAGATCCAATGTCTCAAGCTTGTTGAGGGAGAAGACAGATGGATGGACACGAGTCAAGCGGAGACAATATTTGAAATCCAATATCTCAAGATTGGTGGCTTTTGATAAGTCTGGAAACTCCTTCAACTGTGAGGAATATGGAGCCTTAAGGACTTTCAAATTCACAAGATTCTGTACCAATAACAACAAGTGATTGTGTCAGCTAGTGAAATTGCGTAGGTGCTCTTAGGCACAGACACATAGAATTAAAAACATGGACACAAATTATTAGTGTATATGTATTGTGTTTGATAAAACATTGAATAAGACACTAAAATTAGAAAAAGTCCATATTTTGTAAAAATTGATAAggaataaaagtataaaaattaataagagataaaagtataaaaaattatgtcCAATTGATTATGTCTCTGTGTCTCAATATTTTGGAGGAACACTAAATACATGTATTCTGTGTGCATTTGTGTACTAATATGTCCATCTAAAATTTGTGTCTCAACAAACAAACAATAGACATGTACTAGCATGTCCATGTCTCTGTGTCAGTGTCTTTGAAACTAAACGTGCCTTAAGAATTAAGAAACACATTTTTGTTTTGCATAGGTGCTCTTAAAGAAACACATTTTTGTTTTGGTCCGAACCAATTTAACACCGCACATTTCAGAAATGACTTTAATTAGGGAATTAATTTTTGATAACCAATTTCAGCTAACTTTTTTTGAAATTACCTTTCTATCGTTATACTTATAATCTCTCTTTCtcatctcatttttcttcttcctcccaccaccacttttaagttttaacacCACCACAACTTCACTCTTCCCCGCTACCGCCAGCCATTCTAATCTAAAAGTTCCCCatatattttctaaatttatttttcaatgatTCTATTCTCTCATTCCTTATCAATTGCTATTATTTCCTCATACTCCCAGTCATGTTCATAAATACCTGAACACACAGATTCCACTATTATATGGTAAGTTATATTTCTATTTCCCATACATAATCAAATGAGGAGAGAATTCAATTCACTTTTCCCACAACCATTACAAGTCCTCCAATTGCTATTCATActatttatactaataattaacTATATTGTACTAATTTATCTACGGCCATTATACATGCTACAGTAGCATCCCTCTTCATAAATTGAACACGAAAAACATGAAAATGATTTTCACACATTATTCATCAGCAACAGAAATATCAATAAAGCAAAAGAGCAAAAGTGGTATGTGAACATCATTCTCCAAATAGTTCTAATAACTAACATAATTACATAAACATATATGGATAGAGTTAGTTACCTGGATCCCATACCAAAGCTTTTCCACTTGACTATAAGGTAGTTCCAATATAACTAGCTTCTCAGCAGAAAATTTCTTTGGTAATGATTTGAGAGGGTAATAAGTCCAACGAAGATATCTGAGTCGACTTGGCAACTGTTGAAGCCCCTCAGGAAAGTGTAAGAGGTGTTGTTCTCCATAAAAGTCGAGAAATCGCAGCTTACTCATCTTAGAAAATACTTGAGGACTTAACTGCATGTTCCTAACTGTTGCTTTGGAATAGCTGAAGTTTATGCTTCTAATGGCCTCACTCCCCTGTTTTAAAGTATAGACAACAATAAAAGTAAGCATACATTCTTTTTTTAACACTTAGTCCTTGAAAGTTGAAACACTAAATATATACCACTTTGGTCTTTAAAGGATTTTTCATTTTGACACATAACAAAAGAATGAAATGCAACATTTATCTCAGAGAAGTCAAATATTCTTCTTGCAaaccaaacaaaaaaatgaagTAAAATGTTCTATACATCATAAGTTTGACATTTACCTGATTATTTTTCAGTACTTGATAAATGTCCTCAGGATTCCAAATTCGACTATAGTTACCCGGGTCTTCAATAGATTCTTGGCGAACAATCTCCCAAGCCATTTCTTGTACAATATCATGCATTGTCACTACATCCTCTTTAGAAATGGTTATGAAAGATATATCTTCAAGTCTTTTCAATGCTGCAGGAACTGGAAAATCCCCATGCTTTAACAAACTCTCTAAGTACTTCACCTTCAACTTCATTCCATCAAAAAAGCATGCAATGTCCAAAAGCATTGATTTCTCTTGGCGATCCAACTCATCATAACTCAGCCTCATCATATCAAAAACCTTCTTATTCGGAATCTTCCCAAGTTTCTCTAATTCACTTTCCCATATCCACTTTTCTTTTCCATGAAGTAAATGACCCAAAGTCTTAAGAACCAGTGGAATCCCTTTGGCATGATCCACCACCCTCTCTGCTAACACACTATACTCCTTTTCAACAACTTCATTTTGTTGAAATGCAATCAAATTGAAAAGCTGAAGTGCTTCATCAGATTCCAATGGTTCAACCTTGTATGTATCATTAGCATGAGCATATTTCGCAAGCACTTGCCTATCTCTGGTAGTTACAATAATTCTACTACCTGATCCAAAACTTTGAGGGGTTCCAACTAGAATCTCAAACTGTTCTGATTGATTAACATCATCAAGAACAATAAGAACCTTCATGCGGCCAATTCTCTTCTCAACATAAGTAGGCAATCCATTTTGTGTGTCAATTTCAAGATTTTCGCCTAAGAGTTTAGAAAAGAGTTCATTCTTCAAGTAAATAATTCCATGTCTCAATGATACTTCCCTTACGTTTCGTAGAAAAACAACGCTTTCGTATTCATCACGAAGTAGGTTATAAACTACTTCTGCAACGGTTGTCTTTCCAAAACCACCCATGCCCCAAATTCCAATGACACGGACGCTCTCTGGCTCTTGGCGAAGCAATGATTCAACACGAGAAATTGATTTAGCGATTCCGAAAAGTCCTTTTGAGGAAAACTGGCGCATATTTTTCAACCTAGTGTTCACTGATTGGATGATTTCTTCGATAAGCTCAGCATCATTCCTATGCAACAAACATCAGATAAAAAAGTGTAAACTTGAACAAACGTTATCATAGCTAATTGACGAAGCAATCAGAGGCGGCGACAGCAGATACACCGATGGAGCCACAGACAGTGGCCACCTTAGCGTTGAAAGCCACGGAAGCTCCATGGCGGAGGTGACCCGCGTTAAATGTTTTGAAATGATTTTAGAATAGAAGGTGCCAGAACCTTCTTGGAGTTTTGCCAATGGGATTTATATCAAAAGCAGACCTGGATCGGGCAGGATTGTTGACCCAATATGTACAGTAAAGGACAAATAGATCTGTCTAACAATAATCCGGTTTATGGAAACCAAAACGAAAACAAAttccaaataatttttttattttttaatttaatttaatttaattcttaatgtttaaaataaatttatttttatttttattattaattttttttataacaatttttttttttcaattttactCTTAAGCCTATTATCAATCATAATCTAATCTTAAggtaattatttatataaatattttttcatataaaaatgataattaaaatattgatatatattatattattaagttTAATCAAAGATATCAATTCATTTAAGAATTTTTAGTTATCATAAAAGAGTAGGTGTGATGATGATAATagagataaaatttaaaaaaaaaataatttttcactaacaacaaattattaaaaaaaataatcataatgataaaataaaaatttattttaatcattgaggaataaattaattaaattaaactttgaaaattaaaaaaaatattaaaaatgatacaaaaaaaatactCTACGTCTAAATTATGTATTCATTTATTGAaatgatttttcttttaaagtattctaaattaaagtttttagtcaatatttttttcttttaaatttctctTTCTTTCACCTTAATCTTGACCTATAAAATGATGATCTAATATCTAATATTTTCCTGTATTCAAATGCAAAAGTGCAAAACATAGAAATACAGGTTGAGCTTTTCCTAAAGAATATTCTGACAagttgagttttttttttttcaataagaATTAAATTGATTGAAGTAGATTGattagatttaaaatttaaaaaatatatatatagttttaaataaattaagttagatattattttactaatatAACTTGTCatgaatatttcttttttttttggatatttctCTAAAAGAATACTCAAAACATTGTCAAAACTGTGATTTTAACACAATGCACTCTCCTTCCAAAATAGTTTATTACTAAGTTGAGAATATAAGATTATGAAAAAGTTTTATTCTGCTCTCTTATTTATTTCCTTCTAATTATTCTCATCGTTTTTCATTTTGTATTAACTTAGAATACTTAATAGCAAGTTCTACCCTAATTTTACCTGTCTAACAATCTTCATTCATCCTCACACATTGATAAAAATTTCAACACTTATTCTGTACTATTATCTCACACTTTTAATATTTgtgttatttatttatcattaataaaaatattttgctCATAAATTTACTAACTCTTAATTTCTCCTTTTAATCTCTTTTTACATAATTTCTTTCCACAAAACCACAAGCAAATTCATTTCTCTTTTTTGTAATGTATGCATTTACTTGTGACTTAAAAAAAACAACCAAACAAACAAACACGACAACATCAACAAATTTGTACTTGGGAGTAAATGAGTAATTATAACCTAATTAGGATTAAATATGTCATTCCCATTTTTGCAATTCGTAGTTTAAGgtttaggattagttataaatggACAAAGGAATCAAAACATAAGTGGAAATTGTGTAGTCATCCTAAGTTTCTTTTTTTGAGTGGTTTAGCCAGCTTTACTACTATCACATCATTCTTGAAAGTTTCACTCttatgtttggcaatttttttctttctaaacgCAGAAACGATTCTGCCTCTAAACCCACGTTGAGAAGAAGCTAAAATTTGTAGCTTCTACGTCACGTTCATGGTTGCTGATTACCTTtagaaaattaagtgaaaaaatttgttcttttttaccaactttaccctttattttcttctataaGAAGGATACCAATAACTATAAATTTCACTGTATAGTTCTTTCTACTTTTTCATAGTtctttcttccattttttttccATCAAAATCATTCAGATTTGTTTCAATTACTAgtaaattgaatattttaatttttttattatttttagtactcattttcatattttaatttttagtgttatgatttatgatgttatgtttttatgagtttttttttatcattttctatactattttttatatgtatattttttatgaatttttttatttttgtttgactttgtttatatgattttttatttattttattgtatttttttattcatatgacaaatattgttgatttttttattttttgtagtgctataatttttcagatattttattagtttttatgattttttattactttttgttcatatgaattctttttttttctatcttttactacattgtatttatattgtgtatgaaatttttttatttattttattcatatgtattttatttagtttttattgtattttttgttcatatgatatatgtagttgattttatgaaatttgtattatttttttatttgtatgattttttttctattttttgatgtactctatctttgttttatattaatttttttattttttattttgactttgtaaaatttgtaattgtaaTTAATATATACTACGTTTATTATCCaaattttgtataatataaACTATGATCCtataaaaaaaggataaaataaataaaaaattaattataagtaacaatagaatcataaataatgaaaatttatagttcaaaataatactaaattaaagagtacgggtaatattagaaaaagtatagaatattttttttgtttaacattataaaatttatagtacTCTCTTTcatacttttttattatatttatttatttatataataaatattttttatattatttttgttagattatgtttttgcatatatataaaaaaagaaattgatgtctcttttagtaattttttatctaaaagtgattttgagtaGTATAATTCAAACACCATTTATTTTGCTATAATCAATTTTGATACAAATattaccaaacataaatcacgttaactcaaacttacttttcatcaaaatcaattttgtaaaatcaattttatgcaaACTCACTTTCGCAAACtgaaatccaaacacacacaTGGTTGGTGAGAAAAGTAACATTACATATGTCATATGTGTATCATCTTAGAAGCAAATTGCACAACACGGAAATACAGGTTCAGCTTTCCTAAGCCTGATCAGGACCTATGTGTATCATCTTAGATAGGGACATCTAAGTAATTTTCAAGATATTTATCTATGTCCATGTATGTGTTCCATGTAAATTAGTTAGAGGAGTTAATGTCCACTTTTAGTATATGAGATTGACGAATTGTATTGATTTAgtctcttattttttaattgttacaATTTGGTCTTCTagattcaaaaaaaatatactaatgtAGTTTATTTCTCGTGTATTTTCCGTCATTAGAATCCAGCACCGTTAGTGAGGTGGCTCAAATCTTGTCAGGTTGGACATATTAAAACAACGTCGTTTGAGAATTTGAGTAATACTAAATCGTTATACTTCTCCTTTTTGAATAATACTAATTATTCAAACTCAAACGATGTTGTTTAGTGCATTTTTAGAGCCAAAATGTTGTTTTAATATGTCAAGTGTGGCAAGGTTTGAGCCACGTCACTAACGGCATTGAGTTTCAGGGACGGAACATATACGAATAACAATTTTGGTGTACTTTTTTGAATTTAAGAGGCTAAATTGTAGCAATTGAAAATTTAGAAACTAAATTAGTACAACTCGTCAATCTCAAAAATTAAAATGGGGCTTAATTCTAGTTAGAGATTTATTTATACTTCACCAACTATGTATATATGAGCAAGAATAGTCGGATGGAACTTACAGAACAAGCAAGCCTGGAGAAGTTATCACTGGTGGCCTTTTTGTCAAGCAGTGGGAGTAGCATATAATTCACATTCCTCTAttaatttatttctctttttgtaATGTATGCAGTATATGCAGTAGAATAACTTTACTTGtgatttagaaaataaaataaccaAATCCAAAACAATCAAACAAACAAACacgacaacaacaacaaaaaaattgtaCTTGTGATCTAACTAGGACTAAGTATGCCATTTTCATTTTCCCAATCAGTAGTGTAAGGGTTAGGCTTAGTTAAAAAAAAGGGACAAAGGCATCAAAGCATAAATGGAAATTGTGAAATCATCCTAAGTTTTTTTCTCTAAGTGGTATAGCCTGCTTTTTGCTACTATTGCACATTATTCTTGATTCGGTTACTAAATATTGttggtaaaaaagaaaaagtaagatTAGATACCCGAATTTTGCTGAATGAAAGCCTGAAATATTAGCAGCCTCCTGAAAAACAGATCTCCATGTTTGTGCCTTTTCCTTACCAAACCTTTTCTCTTGTTTAGCAAAGGCAGTAGAAAAAACGCCCTTTTGGTGTCTTACATGAGACGGTTCCACTCTGTAGAAAACCGGTAAAACAATTTGTCCTTTTTCTCTTCTACACTCCATAATCTTGACCAGCTCATCCAAACACCAAGTCGAAAACGCATAGTTTTCTGAGAACACAACTAACGAGATCAACGACTTTTCAATTGCTTGGAGAAGCTCTTGCGAGATTTCTCCGCCTTGCTCGAGCTTC from Arachis stenosperma cultivar V10309 chromosome 9, arast.V10309.gnm1.PFL2, whole genome shotgun sequence encodes the following:
- the LOC130948702 gene encoding disease resistance protein RPV1-like, giving the protein MFQNPRTLACKMRYIGLIVCVIAICIAIIAQKFDAETPVEENTPPSYPEASSPTHDTKFDVFISFNGKDIREGLLSHLTKALRQKQIFTFVDTKLEQGGEISQELLQAIEKSLISLVVFSENYAFSTWCLDELVKIMECRREKGQIVLPVFYRVEPSHVRHQKGVFSTAFAKQEKRFGKEKAQTWRSVFQEAANISGFHSAKFGNDAELIEEIIQSVNTRLKNMRQFSSKGLFGIAKSISRVESLLRQEPESVRVIGIWGMGGFGKTTVAEVVYNLLRDEYESVVFLRNVREVSLRHGIIYLKNELFSKLLGENLEIDTQNGLPTYVEKRIGRMKVLIVLDDVNQSEQFEILVGTPQSFGSGSRIIVTTRDRQVLAKYAHANDTYKVEPLESDEALQLFNLIAFQQNEVVEKEYSVLAERVVDHAKGIPLVLKTLGHLLHGKEKWIWESELEKLGKIPNKKVFDMMRLSYDELDRQEKSMLLDIACFFDGMKLKVKYLESLLKHGDFPVPAALKRLEDISFITISKEDVVTMHDIVQEMAWEIVRQESIEDPGNYSRIWNPEDIYQVLKNNQGSEAIRSINFSYSKATVRNMQLSPQVFSKMSKLRFLDFYGEQHLLHFPEGLQQLPSRLRYLRWTYYPLKSLPKKFSAEKLVILELPYSQVEKLWYGIQNLVNLKVLKAPYSSQLKEFPDLSKATNLEILDFKYCLRLTRVHPSVFSLNKLETLDLSWCSQLARLETNAHLKSLRYLSLYHCKRLNKFSVISENMTELDLRHTSIRELPSSFGCQSKLEKLHLANSEVKKMPESMKLLTSLKYLDISDCKNLQTLPELPLSIETLDADNCTSLKAVLFPNASEQLKENKKKAVFWNCLKLENQFLNAVVLNAYINMVRFSNQYLSAIEHDNVDNSNEDPEASYVYPGSKVPEWLEYRTNMDHLTVNLSSAPYAPKLGFILCFIVPAVPSEGFRLMFTISGDDQEEDDVNEVRLYVDRPRKEISWDHVILIYDQRCSSFLNNRGQNRRMFNIKVSVVSLSMTSEYVAVELKGFGVHPVNPLEYPSFISFIKRMEQLGYYTTPATVNPDSLWNGIRSWFGAHNWG